Proteins encoded by one window of Bryobacteraceae bacterium:
- a CDS encoding CoA transferase produces the protein MAPLDGITVLDFTRAVAGPFATMMLGDLGARVIKIEEPARGDETRAWAPPFVGGESAYFLSMNRNKESVAADLKTAADLALVRSIAARADVVVENFRPGVMERLGLGYEALRESNPGLIYASVSGFGQTGPASHLPGYDMIVQAVSGSMHTSATPEQEAAKVAFPVSDIVAALFTSNAIAAALYERTHTGAGRRIEVSLLEAMLCAQSNLAGSILLADHDPPRVGIAQGNIVPYQLFHCRDAAIVCGALNEPMWARFCAALEKPEWLADSRFAGNPARMRHRAELVGLIEGVLGAGTVADWTARFERHGIPCGPVLSLREALELEQVAARGAVVEMESAALGKLRMVGNPMRIEGCDLVYRAPAALGADTARVRAEFSVPEGS, from the coding sequence ATGGCTCCCCTCGACGGCATCACCGTCCTCGATTTCACCCGCGCCGTCGCCGGTCCGTTCGCCACCATGATGCTCGGCGACCTGGGCGCGCGCGTGATCAAGATCGAAGAGCCGGCCCGCGGCGATGAGACCCGCGCCTGGGCCCCGCCCTTCGTGGGCGGCGAAAGCGCGTACTTTCTATCGATGAACCGCAATAAGGAGAGCGTCGCGGCGGACCTCAAGACCGCCGCCGATCTCGCGCTCGTCCGCTCCATCGCGGCACGCGCCGACGTCGTCGTTGAGAACTTTCGTCCCGGGGTGATGGAACGGCTCGGCCTGGGCTACGAGGCGCTACGCGAATCGAACCCCGGCCTCATCTACGCTTCGGTCTCCGGCTTCGGGCAGACCGGACCGGCGAGCCACCTTCCCGGCTACGACATGATCGTGCAGGCCGTTTCCGGCTCCATGCATACGAGCGCGACGCCGGAGCAGGAGGCGGCGAAGGTGGCGTTTCCCGTCTCCGATATCGTCGCGGCGCTATTCACGTCGAACGCGATCGCGGCGGCGCTCTACGAACGCACCCATACCGGTGCGGGACGGCGCATCGAAGTGAGTCTTCTCGAAGCGATGCTCTGCGCGCAAAGCAACCTCGCCGGAAGTATCCTCCTCGCCGACCACGACCCGCCGCGCGTGGGCATCGCGCAGGGCAACATCGTCCCCTATCAGTTGTTCCACTGCCGGGACGCGGCGATCGTCTGCGGTGCGCTGAACGAACCGATGTGGGCGCGCTTCTGCGCCGCCCTCGAGAAGCCGGAATGGCTGGCCGACTCCCGCTTCGCCGGCAATCCGGCGCGGATGCGGCATCGCGCCGAGCTTGTCGGCTTGATTGAAGGCGTGCTCGGGGCGGGCACGGTGGCGGATTGGACGGCGCGCTTCGAGCGCCACGGCATCCCCTGCGGGCCGGTGCTGTCGCTGCGGGAGGCGCTGGAGCTCGAGCAGGTGGCCGCGCGGGGCGCCGTTGTCGAGATGGAGAGCGCGGCCCTCGGGAAGTTGCGCATGGTGGGGAACCCGATGCGGATCGAGGGGTGTGATCTTGTCTACCGTGCGCCGGCGGCTCTGGGAGCCGATACGGCGCGGGTGCGGGCGGAGTTCTCCGTTCCGGAGGGTTCATAG
- a CDS encoding UPF0182 family protein: protein MSVGVNMEAVGPFRYIIAALLVIIGGNILAGTWIDYEWWKEVGQLDTWVNMLIYGVAPAGIAGLIAAAILWMALARGLKDGGRSLGVMPAFARLSVLLALFAGLMLASATIDSNAVIRWFGGSGQPVAAGAWQDPLFGKPLAFYLFSLPFYRVIYSYILALAVGAALTYVLAARMAPIQSQLEAAAAGGQFDVRALRLETGWTAGLLRAAAGLALLALAGRHYLNRYDLLMSDHGFLVGADYVDEHIRLPLLWLMIAAYVVAALAVLAGQWRAVFGVVATGALYVLAPPAVNALYVRPNEIQIQKPYIERHIEATRAAFGLNRRIEETEFSAKLDARPNLAAHKAIIDNIRLWDWRAFHDTVSQIQTLRPYYVFADSDVDRYVIDGDLRQVMLTPRELDIRQLPDAQSRWINPHFIYTHGYGMVMAEANRITPDGLPNLLVQDAPPKINTASLKLTRPEIYYGEVTHEPLFVRSGQKEFSYPSGNDSVFTRYEGAGGFPVASFPLRVAAAIRYADINMVLTTLFTDDTRMIIRRNVEQRLDTVAGFLYWDSDPYMVVTEDGRLVWTVDAYTVSDSHPYSSHVLLGGGRVNYIRNSVKATVDAYNGTIALYVVDETDPIVGAYRNLFPQLFKPMAEMPASIRAHLRYPETLFQTQAQIYRLFHMRDPQTFYNKEDVWDIARNLYGNENRPSPVAPTYVVATLPGETEPEFLLLLPFTPRSKDNLIGVMIARCDGEHLGELSFLQLSKQELVFGPMQMEARIDQDPEISKDLSLWGQKGSTVLRGQMLVLPVEDSFLYVEPIYIQAAEARMPQLKKVVLAMGNDLVYRDTYAEALAALEQVRGGAPVPTAAPAAGAAPAVERPPTGGDARRLTEIRGRLKRYRELWSQGKYADAGRELEAIEGLVR from the coding sequence TTGTCCGTCGGGGTTAACATGGAAGCCGTGGGACCGTTCCGTTACATCATCGCCGCGCTGCTCGTGATCATCGGCGGCAATATTCTAGCCGGCACCTGGATCGATTACGAGTGGTGGAAGGAAGTCGGCCAGCTCGACACCTGGGTCAACATGCTCATCTACGGGGTGGCGCCGGCGGGCATCGCCGGGCTGATCGCGGCGGCCATTCTGTGGATGGCCCTCGCCCGCGGGTTGAAAGACGGCGGGCGCAGCCTGGGCGTAATGCCGGCCTTCGCGCGCCTCTCGGTGTTGCTGGCCCTGTTCGCCGGCCTCATGCTGGCGTCGGCCACGATCGATTCCAACGCCGTAATCCGCTGGTTCGGCGGCAGCGGCCAGCCGGTGGCGGCAGGCGCCTGGCAGGATCCACTTTTCGGCAAGCCGCTCGCGTTTTATCTTTTCTCGCTCCCGTTCTACCGAGTTATCTACAGCTACATCCTGGCTCTCGCCGTTGGCGCCGCGCTCACCTACGTTCTGGCGGCGCGCATGGCTCCCATCCAATCGCAGCTCGAAGCAGCGGCCGCGGGCGGCCAGTTCGACGTGCGCGCCCTGCGTCTTGAAACCGGCTGGACCGCCGGACTTCTCCGGGCCGCGGCAGGGCTGGCTCTGCTGGCGCTCGCCGGGCGCCACTACCTGAACCGATACGACCTGCTGATGAGCGACCACGGATTTCTCGTCGGCGCCGACTACGTCGACGAGCATATCCGGCTGCCGCTGCTCTGGCTGATGATCGCCGCCTATGTTGTCGCGGCGCTGGCTGTGCTCGCCGGCCAGTGGCGCGCCGTCTTCGGCGTTGTCGCCACCGGAGCGCTCTACGTCCTGGCGCCTCCCGCGGTCAACGCCCTATACGTGCGTCCCAACGAGATCCAGATCCAGAAGCCTTACATCGAACGCCACATCGAAGCCACCCGCGCAGCGTTCGGGTTGAACCGCCGCATTGAGGAAACCGAGTTTTCGGCGAAGCTCGACGCGCGCCCCAATCTCGCCGCGCACAAAGCGATCATCGATAACATCAGGCTCTGGGACTGGCGCGCCTTTCACGACACCGTATCCCAGATTCAGACCCTACGCCCGTACTACGTCTTCGCCGATAGCGACGTGGACCGATACGTAATCGACGGGGACCTCCGCCAGGTAATGCTTACGCCGCGCGAACTCGACATTCGTCAGTTGCCCGACGCGCAAAGCCGCTGGATCAACCCGCACTTCATCTACACGCACGGCTACGGAATGGTGATGGCCGAGGCCAACCGGATCACACCGGACGGGTTGCCGAACCTGCTGGTGCAGGACGCGCCGCCCAAGATCAATACCGCCAGCCTGAAGCTCACGCGGCCCGAAATCTACTACGGCGAAGTAACGCACGAGCCGCTCTTCGTCAGATCCGGCCAGAAGGAGTTTTCCTACCCATCCGGCAACGACAGCGTCTTCACGCGATACGAGGGCGCCGGCGGCTTCCCGGTAGCCTCCTTCCCGCTCCGCGTCGCCGCCGCCATCCGCTACGCCGACATCAACATGGTGCTGACTACGCTGTTCACCGATGACACCCGCATGATCATCCGCCGCAACGTGGAGCAACGGCTGGACACGGTGGCGGGCTTCCTCTACTGGGATTCCGATCCGTACATGGTGGTTACCGAAGACGGCCGCCTCGTATGGACCGTGGACGCCTACACCGTCTCCGATTCGCATCCCTACTCGAGCCACGTGCTGCTCGGGGGCGGGCGCGTCAACTACATCCGCAACTCAGTGAAGGCGACCGTGGACGCCTACAACGGCACCATCGCGCTGTATGTCGTCGATGAGACGGACCCGATCGTCGGCGCCTACCGCAATCTGTTCCCCCAGTTGTTCAAGCCGATGGCGGAGATGCCCGCCAGCATCCGCGCGCACCTGCGCTACCCGGAAACGCTGTTTCAAACGCAGGCGCAGATCTACCGGCTGTTTCACATGCGGGACCCACAGACCTTCTATAACAAGGAAGACGTGTGGGACATCGCGCGGAACTTGTACGGCAACGAGAACAGGCCGAGTCCGGTGGCGCCTACCTACGTGGTGGCGACGCTGCCCGGCGAAACCGAGCCCGAGTTCCTTTTGCTGCTGCCGTTCACGCCGCGGAGCAAGGATAATCTCATCGGCGTGATGATCGCGCGCTGCGACGGCGAGCACCTCGGTGAACTATCGTTCCTGCAGCTTTCCAAGCAGGAACTCGTCTTCGGACCGATGCAGATGGAGGCCCGCATCGATCAGGACCCCGAGATCTCGAAGGACCTCTCGCTCTGGGGCCAGAAAGGCTCCACCGTGCTGCGGGGCCAGATGCTCGTGCTGCCCGTGGAGGACTCGTTCCTGTACGTGGAGCCCATCTACATCCAGGCCGCCGAGGCGCGGATGCCGCAGTTGAAGAAGGTGGTGCTCGCCATGGGCAACGACCTGGTCTATCGCGATACCTACGCCGAAGCGCTCGCCGCGTTGGAACAGGTCCGCGGCGGCGCCCCTGTTCCCACGGCCGCTCCGGCCGCCGGCGCGGCGCCCGCGGTGGAACGCCCGCCGACGGGCGGCGACGCGCGCAGACTGACTGAGATTCGCGGTCGCCTCAAGCGCTATCGCGAGCTCTGGTCGCAGGGCAAGTACGCCGACGCGGGACGGGAGTTGGAGGCGATCGAGGGGCTTGTCCGGTAG
- a CDS encoding sulfatase: MNRRTFLSTPAAMTPLAAQTSPPRPSGDSRPNVIWLFADQHRAQALSCNGDPNVSTPNIDNLSALGVNFSRAVSSFPLCCPFRGSVLTSRWAHHCVRGHEYALPDGQPTVAQPFNEAGYHTAYFGKWHLAGFKEATGRAAFHITDPDKRGGFAQWVGYENNNSQWDSWVHGGRGKDAFHYRLPGYETDELTNLLTKYIAERGADAQAGRGKPFFAVLSVQPPHDPYVAPAEYMQKFVPGKLDMRPNVPGVPDVQETARRDMAGYYAMIENWDWNIGRVRAALDKAGMSFNTHLVVFSDHGDMHGSHGMYRKTNPFEESIRVPFILAGEEPRYNNRANSRPDAVLTTVDIAPTTLGLCGIAKPTWMEGYDYSSFRLTKRERPAGMPDSAFLQQVVPTGHANSINKPYRGVVTRDGWKYVSFAGMPWVMYNLNEDPYEQVNVAHNNRYRAERRKLAARLKQWVADSGDQFEVAAE; encoded by the coding sequence ATGAACCGACGCACGTTCCTGAGTACCCCGGCGGCCATGACGCCGCTCGCCGCGCAGACGAGCCCGCCGCGGCCGAGCGGGGACTCGCGGCCGAATGTGATCTGGCTGTTCGCCGATCAGCACCGGGCACAGGCTCTGAGCTGCAATGGCGACCCGAACGTATCCACGCCGAACATCGATAACCTGTCCGCGCTTGGGGTGAACTTCTCTCGCGCCGTGTCGTCGTTCCCGTTGTGCTGTCCGTTTCGCGGGTCCGTGCTGACGAGCCGGTGGGCTCACCATTGCGTGCGGGGACACGAGTACGCACTGCCGGACGGGCAGCCGACTGTCGCGCAGCCGTTCAACGAGGCCGGGTATCACACGGCGTACTTCGGGAAGTGGCATCTGGCGGGGTTCAAGGAAGCCACGGGGCGAGCGGCGTTTCACATCACAGATCCGGACAAGCGCGGCGGGTTCGCGCAGTGGGTAGGGTATGAGAACAACAACAGCCAGTGGGACTCCTGGGTCCACGGGGGGCGGGGGAAGGATGCTTTCCATTACCGTCTTCCTGGCTACGAGACCGACGAGCTGACGAACTTACTCACGAAGTACATCGCCGAGCGCGGCGCGGACGCGCAGGCCGGGCGCGGGAAGCCGTTCTTCGCGGTGCTTTCGGTGCAGCCTCCGCACGATCCTTACGTGGCGCCGGCGGAGTACATGCAGAAGTTCGTCCCCGGCAAGCTCGACATGAGGCCGAACGTGCCCGGCGTGCCGGATGTCCAGGAGACCGCGCGGCGCGACATGGCCGGCTACTACGCGATGATCGAGAACTGGGATTGGAACATCGGACGGGTGCGGGCGGCGCTCGACAAGGCCGGGATGAGCTTCAACACGCATCTTGTCGTCTTCAGCGATCACGGGGACATGCATGGGTCGCATGGGATGTATCGAAAGACGAATCCGTTCGAGGAGTCGATCCGTGTGCCGTTCATCCTGGCCGGGGAGGAGCCACGGTACAACAACCGGGCGAACTCGCGTCCGGACGCGGTGTTGACGACGGTGGACATCGCGCCGACGACGCTGGGGCTGTGCGGGATCGCGAAGCCCACGTGGATGGAAGGCTACGACTACTCGTCGTTCCGGTTGACGAAGCGGGAGCGGCCGGCGGGAATGCCGGACTCGGCGTTTCTGCAGCAGGTGGTTCCGACCGGCCATGCCAACAGCATCAACAAGCCGTATCGCGGGGTGGTGACTCGCGACGGTTGGAAGTACGTGTCGTTCGCCGGCATGCCTTGGGTGATGTACAACCTGAACGAAGATCCGTACGAACAGGTGAACGTGGCGCACAACAACCGGTACCGGGCGGAGCGGCGGAAGCTGGCGGCGCGGCTGAAGCAATGGGTGGCGGATTCGGGGGACCAGTTCGAGGTGGCGGCGGAGTAG